Proteins from a single region of Vanessa cardui chromosome 13, ilVanCard2.1, whole genome shotgun sequence:
- the LOC124534554 gene encoding probable phospholipid-transporting ATPase IM isoform X3 codes for MCVDGAADMGKSSARTHGQENERRIKANNREYNAQFRYANNYIKTSKYSIITFLPLNLLEQFQRLANFYFLCLLVLQLIPAISSLTPITTAIPLIGVLALTAVKDAYDDFQRHQNDSQVNHRRAKTLRNGKLVEEKWASVQVGDVIRLENDQFVAADILLLSSSEPNGLCYIETAELDGETNLKCRQCLLETAAMGQDDAQLGAFDGEIVCETPNNLLNKFDGTLSWRDQHFSLDNDKILLRGCVLRNTSWCYGVVVFAGKDTKLMQNSGKTKFKRTSIDRLLNFLIIGIVLFLLSMCVFCTVACGVWEWLVGRYFQAYLPWDTLVPAEPASGAIVIALLVFFSYAIVMNTVVPISLYVSVEVIRFAQSFLINWDEKMYYEKTGTAAKARTTTLNEELGQIQYVFSDKTGTLTQNIMTFNKCSIGGLCYGDIVDENTGETIELTDRGRRRAGGAGGAGGAAAGAGGARARLLELEHEQGRSTPGAGPHAHAHSTEPLDFSDNPEYEPEFKFFDAKLQKAVRRGDRNVYDFFRLLALCHTVMPEQKNGRLEYQAQSPDESALVSAARNFGFVFRERSPNTITIEVMGKTEVYELLCILDFNNVRKRMSVILKKDGEIRLYTKGADNVIYDRLKRSHQEEVRSKTQEHLNKFAGEGLRTLALAWRPLEERGFAEWKRRHQAAALALRDRDERLDAIYEEIETDLILIGVTAIEDKLQDGVPETIANLSMAGIKIWVLTGDKQETAINIGYSCQLLTDDMAEVFVINGVAHDDVDRQLAKCRDSIRVVNTFLPHGAAEAKGSRSETANGGAAARPSPGRAANVKLNAPAVSVVTFRWEHNTLAHDSNEYASGGAAHAPDSHEHGDDSNGFAIVVNGHSLVHCLHPKLEEKFLDVVLHCRSVICCRVTPLQKAMVVELIKKSRKAVTLAIGDGANDVSMIKAAHIGVGISGQEGMQAVLASDYSIAQFRFLQRLLLVHGRWSYYRMCKFLRYFFYKNFAFTVCHFWFAFFCGFSAQTVFDEMFISVYNLFYTSLPVLALGVFEQDVSDATSLQFPKLYAPGHTSQLFNKTEFIKSTLHGCFTSLVLFLIPYGTYKDGLAPDGKILSDHMLLGSVVATILIIDNTTQIALDTTYWTVFNHITIWGSLVSYFVLDYFYNYVIRGPYVGSLTVALTQATFWFTAVLTMMILMVPVVSWRLAWSRRRPTLAERLRARTRWRRAAAAPAPRTPSARRARRSVRSGYAFAHQEGFGRLITSGKIMRRIPHADAALSALASLPGKFHPRASTPPPSPPSASPSASHSASPPSPRAPKQDLDSVDL; via the exons AGAATGAACGGAGAATCAAAGCCAACAACCGAGAGTACAACGCGCAGTTCCGCTACGCT AATAACTATATCAAGACCTCGAAGTATTCGATTATCACGTTCCTGCCATTGAATTTGTTGGAGCAATTCCAGCGACTGGCCAATTTCTACTTCCTTTGTCTGCTAGTGCTGCAGCTCATACCGGCTATATCCTCGCTGACACCCATCACTACTGCAATACCCCTCATCGGTGTGCTCGCTCTAACTGCCGTTAAAGACGCGTACGACGATTTC CAACGTCATCAGAACGACTCTCAAGTGAATCACAGGCGGGCGAAGACATTGCGTAATGGCAAGCTTGTGGAGGAGAAGTGGGCGTCTGTTCAGGTGGGAGACGTCATCCGGCTGGAGAACGACCAGTTCGTCGCGGCTGATATTCTACTGCTCAGCAGTTCGGAGCCTAACGGGCTCTGCTACATAGAGACTGCAGAACTGGACGG GgagacaaatttaaaatgtcgtCAGTGCCTTCTGGAGACGGCCGCGATGGGCCAGGACGACGCACAACTCGGCGCCTTCGACGGCGAGATCGTCTGTGAAACGCCAAACAATCTACTTAATAAGTTCGACG GTACGCTGAGCTGGCGCGACCAGCACTTCTCGCTGGATAACGATAAGATACTGCTGCGCGGCTGCGTGCTGCGGAACACGTCGTGGTGCTACGGCGTGGTGGTGTTCGCCGGGAAGGACACCAAACTCATGCAGAACTCCGGCAAGACTAAGTTCAAGCGCACCAGCATAGATAGATTacttaattttcttattataggG ATAGTGCTGTTCTTGCTGTCGATGTGCGTGTTCTGCACGGTGGCGTGCGGCGTGTGGGAGTGGCTGGTGGGGCGCTACTTCCAGGCCTACCTGCCGTGGGACACGCTGGTGCCGGCCGAGCCCGCGTCGGGCGCCATCGTGATCGCGCTACTCGTCTTCTTTTCCTACGCGATCGTCATGAACACCGTCGTGCCCATCTCACTTTACGTCTCCGTCGAG GTCATAAGATTTGCGCagagttttttaataaattgggATGAAAAAATGTATTACGAAAAGACTGGAACTGCGGCTAAGGCGCGAACAACAACGTTGAACGAGGAGCtgg GACAAATCCAATACGTATTCTCAGATAAGACCGGCACCCTTACCCAAAACATAATGACATTCAACAAGTGCTCGATAGGCGGCCTGTGCTACGGCGACATCGTCGACGAGAACACGGGCGAGACGATCGAGCTCACCGAC cgcgggcggcggcgcgcgggcggcgcgggcggcgcggggggcgcggcggcgggcgcgggcggcgcgcgcgcgcggcTGCTGGAGCTGGAGCACGAGCAGGGCCGCAGCACGCCCGGCGCCGGcccgcacgcgcacgcgcac AGCACGGAACCGCTCGACTTCTCCGACAACCCTGAGTATGAGCCGGAGTTCAAGTTCTTCGATGCGAAGCTGCAGAAGGCGGTCCGTCGCGGCGACCGGAACGTGTACGACTTCTTCCGGTTGCTGGCTCTCTGCCACACCGTCATGCCCGAGCAGAAGAATGGCCGCCTGGAGTACCAG GCGCAATCGCCGGACGAATCGGCGCTCGTGTCGGCGGCGAGAAACTTTGGTTTCGTGTTCCGAGAGCGCTCGCCCAACACCATCACTATAGAGGTTATGGGTAAAACAGAG GTGTATGAGTTGTTATgtatattagattttaataatgttagaaAAAGAATGTCCGTGATATTGAAGAAGGATGGTGAAATTAGGTTATATACTAAAGGTGCTGATAATGTTATATACGACAGATTAAAACGTAGCCATCAAGAGGAAGTGAGGTCAAAGACACAGGAGCATTTAAAC AAATTCGCGGGTGAAGGTCTGCGCACGCTGGCGCTGGCGTGGCGGCCGCTGGAGGAGCGCGGCTTCGCGGAGTGGAAGCGCCGCCACCAGGCCGCCGCGCTGGCGCTGCGCGACCGCGACGAGCGCCTCGACGCCATCTACGAGGAGATCGAGACCGACCTCATCCTCATTG GCGTTACGGCGATCGAGGACAAATTACAAGATGGAGTACCAGAAACGATAGCGAATCTTAGCATGGCGGGTATCAAAATATGGGTTCTGACGGGAGATAAACAAG AGACTGCGATAAACATCGGCTACTCGTGCCAGCTGCTGACGGACGACATGGCGGAGGTGTTCGTCATCAACGGCGTCGCCCACGACGACGTGGACCGCCAGCTCGCCAAGTGCAGGGACTCCATCCGCGTCGTCAACACGTTCCTGCCGCACG GCGCGGCGGAGGCGAAGGGCTCGCGCTCGGAGACGGCCaacggcggcgcggcggcgcggccgTCGCCGGGCCGGGCCGCCAACGTCAAGCTCAACGCGCCCGCCGTCTCCGTCGTCACATTTAGGTGGGAACATAACACACTCGCACACGACAG CAACGAGTACGCGTCGGGCGGCGCCGCGCACGCTCCGGACTCGCACGAGCACGGCGACGACTCCAACGGGTTCGCCATCGTCGTCAACGGCCACTCGCTCGTGCACTGCTTGCACCCCAAGCTGGAAGAGAA ATTTCTCGATGTAGTTCTTCATTGTCGATCTGTGATATGCTGTAGGGTGACGCCATTACAGAAGGCAATGGTCGTTGAGctcattaaaaaaagtagaaaaGCGGTCACGCTTGCTATTGGCGATGGAGCCAACGATGTTTCGATGATAAAAG CGGCTCACATAGGCGTCGGCATATCGGGCCAAGAGGGCATGCAGGCGGTGCTGGCTTCCGACTACTCGATAGCGCAATTCCGGTTCCTGCAGCGCTTGTTGCTCGTGCACGGCCGGTGGTCGTACTATCGAATGTGCAAGTTTCTACGATACTTCTTCTACAAAAACTTCGCATTCACCGTTTGCCACTTTTGGTTCGCGTTTTTCTGTGGATTCAGTGCACAG ACCGTGTTCGACGAGATGTTCATCTCGGTGTACAACCTGTTCTACACGTCGCTGCCGGTGCTGGCGCTGGGCGTGTTCGAGCAGGACGTGTCGGACGCCACGTCGCTGCAGTTCCCCAAGCTGTACGCGCCCGGACACACCAGCCAGCTCTTCAACAAGACCGAGTTCATCAAGTCCACGCTGCACGGCTGCTTCACTTCGCTCGTCTTGTTCCTCATTCCATACG GTACTTACAAAGATGGACTGGCGCCCGATGGCAAGATATTATCAGATCATATGCTTTTAGGGAGCGTAGTCGCGACAATATTGATCATTGACAATACGACGCAA ATCGCATTAGACACGACATACTGGACAGTGTTTAACCATATCACTATTTGGGGTTCGCTGGTGTCGTACTTCGTGCTGGATTACTTCTACAACTACGTCATCCGCGGCCCCTACGTGGGGTCGCTGACGGTCGCGCTCACGCAGGCCACCTTCTGGTTCACGGCCGTGCTCACG ATGATGATCCTGATGGTGCCGGTGGTGTCGTGGCGGCTGGCGTGGTCGCGGCGCCGGCCCACGCTGGCCGAGCGGCTGCGCGCGCGCACGCGCtggcgccgcgccgccgccgcgcccgcgccgcgcacgccgtccgcccgccgcgcgcgccgctcCGTGCGCTCGGGGTACGCCTTCGCGCACCAGGAGGGCTTCGGCCGCCTCATCACGTCCGGCAAGATCATGCGCCGCATCCCGCACGCGGACGCCGCGCTGTCGGCGCTGGCGTCGCTGCCGGGCAAGTTCCACCCGCGCGCCTCGACGCCGCCGCCGTCGCCGCCCTCCGCCTCGCCCTCCGCCTCGCACTCCGCCTCGCCGCCCTCGCCGCGCGCCCCGAAGCAGGATCTCGATTCCGTCGATTTATGA
- the LOC124534554 gene encoding probable phospholipid-transporting ATPase IM isoform X4, with amino-acid sequence MCARSEAVELEVLGAEGGEARVPPRPLRLSLLELLGKLVRRDQPTAPRRRTRHNHRFRTFVSCENERRIKANNREYNAQFRYANNYIKTSKYSIITFLPLNLLEQFQRLANFYFLCLLVLQLIPAISSLTPITTAIPLIGVLALTAVKDAYDDFQRHQNDSQVNHRRAKTLRNGKLVEEKWASVQVGDVIRLENDQFVAADILLLSSSEPNGLCYIETAELDGETNLKCRQCLLETAAMGQDDAQLGAFDGEIVCETPNNLLNKFDGTLSWRDQHFSLDNDKILLRGCVLRNTSWCYGVVVFAGKDTKLMQNSGKTKFKRTSIDRLLNFLIIGIVLFLLSMCVFCTVACGVWEWLVGRYFQAYLPWDTLVPAEPASGAIVIALLVFFSYAIVMNTVVPISLYVSVEVIRFAQSFLINWDEKMYYEKTGTAAKARTTTLNEELGQIQYVFSDKTGTLTQNIMTFNKCSIGGLCYGDIVDENTGETIELTDSTEPLDFSDNPEYEPEFKFFDAKLQKAVRRGDRNVYDFFRLLALCHTVMPEQKNGRLEYQAQSPDESALVSAARNFGFVFRERSPNTITIEVMGKTEVYELLCILDFNNVRKRMSVILKKDGEIRLYTKGADNVIYDRLKRSHQEEVRSKTQEHLNKFAGEGLRTLALAWRPLEERGFAEWKRRHQAAALALRDRDERLDAIYEEIETDLILIGVTAIEDKLQDGVPETIANLSMAGIKIWVLTGDKQETAINIGYSCQLLTDDMAEVFVINGVAHDDVDRQLAKCRDSIRVVNTFLPHGAAEAKGSRSETANGGAAARPSPGRAANVKLNAPAVSVVTFRWEHNTLAHDSNEYASGGAAHAPDSHEHGDDSNGFAIVVNGHSLVHCLHPKLEEKFLDVVLHCRSVICCRVTPLQKAMVVELIKKSRKAVTLAIGDGANDVSMIKAAHIGVGISGQEGMQAVLASDYSIAQFRFLQRLLLVHGRWSYYRMCKFLRYFFYKNFAFTVCHFWFAFFCGFSAQTVFDEMFISVYNLFYTSLPVLALGVFEQDVSDATSLQFPKLYAPGHTSQLFNKTEFIKSTLHGCFTSLVLFLIPYGTYKDGLAPDGKILSDHMLLGSVVATILIIDNTTQIALDTTYWTVFNHITIWGSLVSYFVLDYFYNYVIRGPYVGSLTVALTQATFWFTAVLTMMILMVPVVSWRLAWSRRRPTLAERLRARTRWRRAAAAPAPRTPSARRARRSVRSGYAFAHQEGFGRLITSGKIMRRIPHADAALSALASLPGKFHPRASTPPPSPPSASPSASHSASPPSPRAPKQDLDSVDL; translated from the exons AGAATGAACGGAGAATCAAAGCCAACAACCGAGAGTACAACGCGCAGTTCCGCTACGCT AATAACTATATCAAGACCTCGAAGTATTCGATTATCACGTTCCTGCCATTGAATTTGTTGGAGCAATTCCAGCGACTGGCCAATTTCTACTTCCTTTGTCTGCTAGTGCTGCAGCTCATACCGGCTATATCCTCGCTGACACCCATCACTACTGCAATACCCCTCATCGGTGTGCTCGCTCTAACTGCCGTTAAAGACGCGTACGACGATTTC CAACGTCATCAGAACGACTCTCAAGTGAATCACAGGCGGGCGAAGACATTGCGTAATGGCAAGCTTGTGGAGGAGAAGTGGGCGTCTGTTCAGGTGGGAGACGTCATCCGGCTGGAGAACGACCAGTTCGTCGCGGCTGATATTCTACTGCTCAGCAGTTCGGAGCCTAACGGGCTCTGCTACATAGAGACTGCAGAACTGGACGG GgagacaaatttaaaatgtcgtCAGTGCCTTCTGGAGACGGCCGCGATGGGCCAGGACGACGCACAACTCGGCGCCTTCGACGGCGAGATCGTCTGTGAAACGCCAAACAATCTACTTAATAAGTTCGACG GTACGCTGAGCTGGCGCGACCAGCACTTCTCGCTGGATAACGATAAGATACTGCTGCGCGGCTGCGTGCTGCGGAACACGTCGTGGTGCTACGGCGTGGTGGTGTTCGCCGGGAAGGACACCAAACTCATGCAGAACTCCGGCAAGACTAAGTTCAAGCGCACCAGCATAGATAGATTacttaattttcttattataggG ATAGTGCTGTTCTTGCTGTCGATGTGCGTGTTCTGCACGGTGGCGTGCGGCGTGTGGGAGTGGCTGGTGGGGCGCTACTTCCAGGCCTACCTGCCGTGGGACACGCTGGTGCCGGCCGAGCCCGCGTCGGGCGCCATCGTGATCGCGCTACTCGTCTTCTTTTCCTACGCGATCGTCATGAACACCGTCGTGCCCATCTCACTTTACGTCTCCGTCGAG GTCATAAGATTTGCGCagagttttttaataaattgggATGAAAAAATGTATTACGAAAAGACTGGAACTGCGGCTAAGGCGCGAACAACAACGTTGAACGAGGAGCtgg GACAAATCCAATACGTATTCTCAGATAAGACCGGCACCCTTACCCAAAACATAATGACATTCAACAAGTGCTCGATAGGCGGCCTGTGCTACGGCGACATCGTCGACGAGAACACGGGCGAGACGATCGAGCTCACCGAC AGCACGGAACCGCTCGACTTCTCCGACAACCCTGAGTATGAGCCGGAGTTCAAGTTCTTCGATGCGAAGCTGCAGAAGGCGGTCCGTCGCGGCGACCGGAACGTGTACGACTTCTTCCGGTTGCTGGCTCTCTGCCACACCGTCATGCCCGAGCAGAAGAATGGCCGCCTGGAGTACCAG GCGCAATCGCCGGACGAATCGGCGCTCGTGTCGGCGGCGAGAAACTTTGGTTTCGTGTTCCGAGAGCGCTCGCCCAACACCATCACTATAGAGGTTATGGGTAAAACAGAG GTGTATGAGTTGTTATgtatattagattttaataatgttagaaAAAGAATGTCCGTGATATTGAAGAAGGATGGTGAAATTAGGTTATATACTAAAGGTGCTGATAATGTTATATACGACAGATTAAAACGTAGCCATCAAGAGGAAGTGAGGTCAAAGACACAGGAGCATTTAAAC AAATTCGCGGGTGAAGGTCTGCGCACGCTGGCGCTGGCGTGGCGGCCGCTGGAGGAGCGCGGCTTCGCGGAGTGGAAGCGCCGCCACCAGGCCGCCGCGCTGGCGCTGCGCGACCGCGACGAGCGCCTCGACGCCATCTACGAGGAGATCGAGACCGACCTCATCCTCATTG GCGTTACGGCGATCGAGGACAAATTACAAGATGGAGTACCAGAAACGATAGCGAATCTTAGCATGGCGGGTATCAAAATATGGGTTCTGACGGGAGATAAACAAG AGACTGCGATAAACATCGGCTACTCGTGCCAGCTGCTGACGGACGACATGGCGGAGGTGTTCGTCATCAACGGCGTCGCCCACGACGACGTGGACCGCCAGCTCGCCAAGTGCAGGGACTCCATCCGCGTCGTCAACACGTTCCTGCCGCACG GCGCGGCGGAGGCGAAGGGCTCGCGCTCGGAGACGGCCaacggcggcgcggcggcgcggccgTCGCCGGGCCGGGCCGCCAACGTCAAGCTCAACGCGCCCGCCGTCTCCGTCGTCACATTTAGGTGGGAACATAACACACTCGCACACGACAG CAACGAGTACGCGTCGGGCGGCGCCGCGCACGCTCCGGACTCGCACGAGCACGGCGACGACTCCAACGGGTTCGCCATCGTCGTCAACGGCCACTCGCTCGTGCACTGCTTGCACCCCAAGCTGGAAGAGAA ATTTCTCGATGTAGTTCTTCATTGTCGATCTGTGATATGCTGTAGGGTGACGCCATTACAGAAGGCAATGGTCGTTGAGctcattaaaaaaagtagaaaaGCGGTCACGCTTGCTATTGGCGATGGAGCCAACGATGTTTCGATGATAAAAG CGGCTCACATAGGCGTCGGCATATCGGGCCAAGAGGGCATGCAGGCGGTGCTGGCTTCCGACTACTCGATAGCGCAATTCCGGTTCCTGCAGCGCTTGTTGCTCGTGCACGGCCGGTGGTCGTACTATCGAATGTGCAAGTTTCTACGATACTTCTTCTACAAAAACTTCGCATTCACCGTTTGCCACTTTTGGTTCGCGTTTTTCTGTGGATTCAGTGCACAG ACCGTGTTCGACGAGATGTTCATCTCGGTGTACAACCTGTTCTACACGTCGCTGCCGGTGCTGGCGCTGGGCGTGTTCGAGCAGGACGTGTCGGACGCCACGTCGCTGCAGTTCCCCAAGCTGTACGCGCCCGGACACACCAGCCAGCTCTTCAACAAGACCGAGTTCATCAAGTCCACGCTGCACGGCTGCTTCACTTCGCTCGTCTTGTTCCTCATTCCATACG GTACTTACAAAGATGGACTGGCGCCCGATGGCAAGATATTATCAGATCATATGCTTTTAGGGAGCGTAGTCGCGACAATATTGATCATTGACAATACGACGCAA ATCGCATTAGACACGACATACTGGACAGTGTTTAACCATATCACTATTTGGGGTTCGCTGGTGTCGTACTTCGTGCTGGATTACTTCTACAACTACGTCATCCGCGGCCCCTACGTGGGGTCGCTGACGGTCGCGCTCACGCAGGCCACCTTCTGGTTCACGGCCGTGCTCACG ATGATGATCCTGATGGTGCCGGTGGTGTCGTGGCGGCTGGCGTGGTCGCGGCGCCGGCCCACGCTGGCCGAGCGGCTGCGCGCGCGCACGCGCtggcgccgcgccgccgccgcgcccgcgccgcgcacgccgtccgcccgccgcgcgcgccgctcCGTGCGCTCGGGGTACGCCTTCGCGCACCAGGAGGGCTTCGGCCGCCTCATCACGTCCGGCAAGATCATGCGCCGCATCCCGCACGCGGACGCCGCGCTGTCGGCGCTGGCGTCGCTGCCGGGCAAGTTCCACCCGCGCGCCTCGACGCCGCCGCCGTCGCCGCCCTCCGCCTCGCCCTCCGCCTCGCACTCCGCCTCGCCGCCCTCGCCGCGCGCCCCGAAGCAGGATCTCGATTCCGTCGATTTATGA